From a single Cryptococcus neoformans var. neoformans B-3501A chromosome 3, whole genome shotgun sequence genomic region:
- a CDS encoding hypothetical protein (HMMPfam hit to IPK, Inositol polyphosphate kinase, score: 78.8, E(): 1.4e-20), producing MSKGKEREIPRQKERERSLREVGEVGSATISLRVGAVEGLEEEDDDDAECSTQPPQTHPSSLPQSQSYPIRLLSTSITRPNKPRRGRSNSLHAPTRPTSLDRSFYLSHYSLDKEYSLPRKEKGKDKDGRTPKLELGLGDDFNTSFGEALRLGNEGKELPLPKEALIMLSQAKEQIGSATKTKQGRKGSMGMGLFKESHAAAKVDLKKKPEEEAIEEEEDDHSGRGSSIKTRSRAETRSSRSTLMSEPTIVGPSIAPTSPLPIRGSRQSSDGGDISPVDHSPVATSAGLASPQQQFEDLEEQFDEDDESWTTTSTESFTSDPEEEGRDWMSEVDYGSEEREEEERMTVPLQPFSHAVGGHSSIYKFTRRAVCKPLVSHENLFYEEVERLAPALLAFIPRYLGVMVVNYRRQRATQEGSSTPLDSPSAASPYPSHPSTPAAASRSDNQRAMLQQAITGATSQSHTSNHSKEHVEIPEVALDFNRHVVPDWLFNWEEKNKGRNGRPWETSEEEGSRRTMRPSSARSQEFLRYGSGSPGSSWQSSFGISPNLRAPGLGSPALPKAIPEHQYVEPSTPAPSPSTSFQQRQGHLHHTASSPVLPYRSQFNNSSTECHPGHGSPHPFGGTGSTTVNTKLKDHVFATILKKLRRRGIGHRQDDEADDEGDDCSYSVSSRRRGRSQLSGGGSMDLREPPEASEGIRRTQSGGVLTELRNKSIRARTGREDTRRVREDSAERGMFDMEVEDEPPLEMKRKAKVPLGNGLHPMTAVRADSHSTHLAEDQPPFGPSKPAFSPSSAPSSVTESSRLGQSRSGATQTVPNSPSVPPDDNPRQELFIFMEDLTGRLKHPCVLDLKMGTRQYGYDATPLKKRSQRKKCDATTSRTLGVRMCGMQVWNNDTQSFVSQNKYVGREIKTPDFTSVIRSYLSDGDRLLIDHIPVIIQKLHDLAAIIHQLDGFRFYGCSLLFIYDGDKDTQDTYSRHMSSGKTLDALEEEDEEEIMETEQAPIQADKEAWANSSRQPEGSVTVERDKVSKNGRSRSADKSALHSSRSRSRGRSPHQSTHTHQHRRLRGEVNIRVVDFAHTTTGRDFVPFPTDHVDPPNLGKGYDTQFDQATGMVMARFPPKHPGKPDMGFLFGLKSICESLEEIWGAEKGEEEELVAKRNADIFDLVFANGADLST from the exons ATGagcaagggaaaggaaCGTGAAATACCTaggcagaaggagagggagcgTTCATTGCGAGAAGTGGGCGAAGTGGGAAGTGCGACTATCAGCCTTCGGGTTGGAGCTGTAGAaggtttggaagaagaagatgatgatgatgctgaaTGCTCTACCCAACCACCGCAAACTCACCCTTCATCCTTGCCACAGTCTCAAAGCTATCCCATACGGCTCTTATCCACATCCATTACCCGTCCAAACAAACCTCGTCGTGGGAGAAGCAACTCTCTACATGCTCCCACACGTCCCACCTCTCTCGACCGTTCATTCTACCTTTCACACTACTCTCTCGATAAGGAATACTCACTTCCCcgaaaggaaaagggtaAAGAtaaggatggaagaaccCCGAAGCTGGAGCTTGGGCTTGGTGATGATTTCAATACTTCATTTGGCGAAGCATTGCGTCTTGGAAATGAGGGCAAAGAGCTGCCTCTTCCTAAAGAGGCTCTCATTATGCTCTCACAAGCCAAGGAACAGATCGGATCGGCCACAAAAACGAAGcaagggaggaaggggagtatggggatgggattgTTCAAAGAGAGTCATGCAGCTGCAAAAGTCGATTTAAAAAAGAAGcccgaagaggaagctatcgaagaagaagaggatgaccATAGCGGCCGAGGTTCATCCATCAAAACGAGGTCGAGAGCAGAGACCAGAAGCTCGCGTAGCACTCTAATGAGTGAACCAACGATCGTCGGGCCATCAATCGCACCAACTTCACCTCTACCTATTCGTGGGTCTAGGCAGAGCAGTGATGGCGGCGATATCTCACCTGTTGACCACTCTCCTGTTGCTACAAGTGCTGGGTTGGCTTCGCCTCAGCAGCAATTCGAGGATCTTGAGGAGCaatttgatgaagacgatgaaagCTGGACAACCACGAGCACCGAGTCGTTTACCTCGGAccctgaagaggaaggcagAGATTGGATGAGTGAAGTAGATTATGGGagtgaagaaagagaagaggaggagaggatgacggTGCCATTACAACCATTTAGCCATGCTGTTGGAGGCCACAGCAGCATCTACAAGTTCACCAGACGTGCAGTCTGCAAA CCTCTTGTGAGCCATGAAAACCTATTCTACGAAGAAGTTGAACGGCTAGCTCCAGCCCTCCTTGCGTTTATCCCCCGCTATCTTGGAGTCATGGTGGTGAATTATCGACGTCAGCGCGCCactcaagaaggaagcagcACACCTCTCGACTCACCCTCTGCTGCATCCCCTTAtccatcccatccttctACCCCGGCTGCCGCGTCGCGCTCGGATAATCAACGAGCTATGCTCCAACAAGCTATTACAGGAGCCACCAGCCAATCTCACACGTCAAATCACTCTAAGGAACATGTCGAAATTCCAGAAGTAGCCTTGGATTTCAATCGGCATGTCGTCCCTGATTGGTTATTCAActgggaggagaagaataaGGGACGAAATGGTAGACCCTGGGAAACttccgaagaagaagggtcaagaagaacaatGAGACCCTCGTCTGCAAGGTCGCAAGAGTTCCTGCGATATGGATCAGGTTCTCCCGGAAGCTCGTGGCAATCCTCTTTTGGGATATCGCCAAATCTTCGTGCGCCCGGTCTTGGGTCTCCGGCACTGCCGAAAGCCATACCAGAGCATCAATACGTCGAACCTTCCACTCCtgcaccttctccttcaacctcaTTCCAGCAGCGCCAGGGTCATTTACATCACACAGCTTCTAGCCCCGTCTTGCCTTATCGCTCCCAATTCAACAACTCAAGTACCGAATGTCATCCCGGACATGGCTCACCTCACCCATTTGGAGGAACTGGATCCACAACGGTAAACACCAAGTTGAAAGATCACGTCTTTGCCACAATCTTGAAAAAGTTAAGGAGAAGAGGTATAGGGCATAggcaagatgatgaggcggatgacgaaggagatgattgcAGTTACTCTGTCTCAAGTCggcgacgaggaaggagtcAGCTTTCCGGAGGAGGAAGCATGGACCTGAGAGAGCCGCCAGAGGCCAGTGAGGGAATAAGGCGCACTCAGAGTGGTGGCGTCCTTACTGAGCTAAGAAACAAGTCTATTCGTGCTCGAACCGGAAGGGAGGACACACGACGAGTCAGGGAAGACTCTGCAGAGCGGGGGATGTTTGatatggaagtggaagatgagccGCCATTGGAGATGAAGCGCAAGGCCAAGGTCCCCTTAGGAAATGGATTGCACCCTATGACGGCCGTCAGGGCTGACTCACATTCAACCCATTTGGCGGAAGATCAACCACCTTTCGGACCATCCAAACCGGCCTTCTCACCGTCGTCCGCACCATCTTCTGTCACTGAGTCAAGTCGACTCGGTCAGTCTCGTTCAGGTGCCACGCAGACGGTGCCCAACTCCCCATCTGTACCCCCCGATGACAACCCCAGGCAAGAACTGTTCATCTTCATGGAAGATCTCACAGGTCGTTTGAAGCATCCTTGTGTGCTGGATTTGAAGATGGGTACCAGACAGTACGGTTACGATGCCACgcctttgaagaagaggagtcAGAGAAAGAAATGTGATGCAACTACCAGTCGGACACTCGGTGTCAGGATGTGCGGGATGCAG GTCTGGAATAATGACACTCAATCATTCGTATCTCAAAATAAGTACGTCGGACGAGAGATTAAAACTCCAGATTTCACCAGTGTCATCCGTTCATATCTCTCGGACGGCGACCGTCTTTTAATCGACCACATCCCAGTCATCATTCAAAAGTTGCATGATCTTGCCGCAATCATCCACCAGCTTGACGGATTCAGATTTTACGGCTGCAGCTTGCTGTTTATCTATGATGGTGACAAGGATACTCAAGACACTTATAGCCGACATATGAGTAGTGGAAAAACTCTAGAtgctttggaagaagaagatgaagaagagatcatGGAAACGGAACAGGCTCCAATCCAAGCGGACAAGGAGGCTTGGGCTAATTCCAGTCGCCAGCCTGAAGGATCTGTCACAGTTGAGAGGGACAAGGTCAGCAAGAATGGCCGAAGTCGCAGCGCAGACAAATCAGCCCTTCACTCCTCTCGTTCTCGATCGCGAGGACGGTCTCCACACCAATCTACTCACACTCATCAACACCGCAGGCTTCGAGGTGAAGTCAATATCCGCGTTGTCGACTTTGCGCATACCACCACCGGACGTGACTTTGTCCCTTTTCCTACCGATCATGTTGACCCGCCAAATCTTGGTAAAGGCTACGACACGCAATTTGACCAGGCAACGGGCATGGTGATGGCTAGGTTCCCCCCCAAGCACCCTGGCAAGCCTGATATGGGATTCCTCTTTGGATTGAAGAGCATCTGCGAGAGTTTAGAAGAGATTTGGGGAGCGGAGaagggcgaagaagaagaactggtGGCTAAAAGGAATGCCGATATTTTCGATTTGGTGTTTGCCAACGGAGCAGACTTGAGCACTTGA
- a CDS encoding hypothetical protein (Match to EST gb|CF187250.1|CF187250; HMMPfam hit to HMG_CoA_synt, Hydroxymethylglutaryl-coenzyme A synthase, score: 700.4, E(): 1e-207), with protein MTQFDIPSRPSNVGIHAIEMYFPKRCISEDELEDFDGVSKGKYTLGLGQKYMAFTDDKEDINSLALTVVSNLLKKYNIDPRSIGRLDVGTETIIDKSKSTKTLLMDLFAASGNTDIEGIDSKNACYGSTAALFNTVNWIQSESWDGRNAIVMCGDIAIYKEGGARPVGGMGACAMLIGPDAPLVLEPVHGTYIANTWDFYKPDLTAEYPTVDGPWTIAAYLGALDNAYSTYVDKAEKSRARAAKKLSLASVSTKASEIADAADKFVNGINGDIEGVAVNGNGHANGENKDQGIAAFDYVCLHSPYGKLVQKGHARLFYNDYLRNPSSPLFANVPESIQSLDKTKTYTDKTVEKAFIGVAAEHYKSAVVPGSDCVARCGNMYTASLYGALASVIASSPEGIEVGKRIGMYAFGSGCAASFFALRVAGSTKEIAEKMQLKERLASMDVRPCQEYVDALKLREENHNAVKYTPQGSLDNIWPDAYYLEGVDELYRRKYLKK; from the exons ATGACCCAATTTGATATACCCAGCAGGCCTTCCAACGTCGGCATCCACGCCATCGAGATGTACTTCCCCAAGAGG TGCATCTCCGAGGATGAGCTCGAAGACTTTGACGGTGTAAGCAAGG GCAAATACACTCTTGGTCTTGGACAAAAATACATGGCTTTCACGGATGACAA GGAGGACATCAACTCTCTTGCCTTGACTGTCGTTTCGAACCTTTTGAAGAAGTACAACATTGACCCTCGTTCAATCGGTCGTCTCGACGTCGGTACAGAGACAATCATCGACAAGTCCAAATCTACCAAGACCCTCTTGATGGACCTTTTTGCTGCTTCCGGCAACACTGATATCGAGGGTATCGACTCTAAAAATGCCTGCTATGGTTCAACCGCCGCCCTATTCAACACTGTCAACTGGATCCAGTCTGAAAGCTGGGACGGCAGGAATGCGATTGTGATGTGCGGTGACATTGCTATTTACAAGGAGGGAGGTGCAAGACCTGTCGGCGGCATGGGCGCTTGTGCCATGTTGATCGGTCCCGATGCGCCTTTGGTGCTTGAGC CTGTTCACGGCACTTACATTGCCAACACTTGGGACTTTTACAAGCCTGACCTCACCGCTGAATAT CCCACCGTTGATGGCCCTTGGACTATTGCCGCTTACCTCGGTGCCCTTGACAACGCCTACTCTACTTATGTCGACAAGGCCGAAAAGTCTCGCGCTCGAGCTGCCAAGAAGCTTTCTCTCGCTAGTGTATCCACCAAGGCGTCGGAAATTGCTGATGCTGCTGACAAGTTTGTCAACGGTATCAATGGCGACATTGAGGGTGTTGCTGTGAATGGCAATGGGCATGCAAATGGCGAGAACAAGGATCAGGGAATTGCGGCATTTGACTATGTTTGCTTGCATAG TCCGTACGGGAAGCTTGTCCAAAAAGGGCACGCTCGTTTGTTCTACAAC GACTACTTGCGCaatccctcctctcctttaTTCGCCAACGTTCCTGAGTCTATTCAATCCTTGGATAAGACAAAAACATACACCGACAAGACTGTTGAAAAAGCCTTCATTGGTGTCGCCGCCGAACACTACAAGTCTGCCGTCGTGCCCGGCTCTGACTGTGTTGCGAGATGCGGTAACATGTACACTGCGTCATTGTATGGCGCATTGGCTAGTGTGATTGCCAGCAGTCCTGAAGGTATCGAAGTTGGCAAGCGAATCGGCATGTACGCATTTGGTTCGGGGTGTGCGGcgtccttctttgccttgaGGGTTGCCGGCTCCACTAAGGAGATTGCGGAGAAGATGcagttgaaggagaggttGGCGAGCATGGATGTGAGGCCTTGTCAGGAATATGTGGATGCGCTCAAG CTCCGAGAAGAGAACCACAATGCTGTCAAGTACACACCGCAGGGGTCTTTGGACAACATCTGGCCCGATGCATACTATTTGGAGGGTGTGGATGAATTGTACAGGCGAAAATATTTGAAAAAGTAG